A stretch of Aureispira sp. CCB-E DNA encodes these proteins:
- a CDS encoding ferredoxin, whose protein sequence is MVTISLQRAKCIGCNYCCEMASDRWAMSKKDGKTVLIGSENKRGFHIVKVGDHEYEDNKRAEKACPVNIIKVVSV, encoded by the coding sequence ATGGTAACGATCTCTTTACAACGAGCAAAATGCATTGGTTGCAATTATTGCTGTGAAATGGCTTCTGACCGTTGGGCGATGTCTAAAAAAGATGGTAAAACGGTATTAATAGGAAGTGAAAATAAGCGAGGTTTTCATATCGTAAAGGTTGGAGACCATGAATATGAAGATAATAAGCGAGCAGAAAAAGCTTGCCCCGTCAATATTATAAAAGTAGTATCGGTATAA
- a CDS encoding acyl-CoA dehydrogenase family protein, producing the protein MKSYYFTEEHHLFRQSLRDFLNKEVVPNIDQWEEDRRIPKDFWKKFGEMGYFGLNFPEKYGGSDLDFFYSVILVEEISKCFSGGFAILPMVQSYMSTPYILAHGSDYLKEKYLPKAISGEWICSIAISEPSAGSDVMNIQTKAIRDGDHYIVNGSKTFITNGVYGDFMVAVVKTDPDAGVGGISLLVIDRQAEGVSARKLKKLGWHASDTAELSFDDVKVPAKNLIGDAGMGFYYLMGGLQLERLVGAISTIGSCDAALNYALQYMSERKAFGRSINKFQVLRHRIAQMASEMEANRYFTYHCCRLHDDGEYAVKECSMAKLLGTELCNKVATECLQFFGGYGYMEDYKIARVFRDARIGTIGAGTSEVMREIISKMVIDGQEYESS; encoded by the coding sequence ATGAAATCATACTATTTTACTGAAGAACACCATCTATTTAGACAATCTTTGCGTGATTTTTTGAACAAAGAAGTTGTCCCTAACATAGATCAATGGGAAGAGGATCGCCGTATTCCAAAAGATTTTTGGAAAAAATTTGGAGAGATGGGCTACTTTGGACTCAATTTTCCAGAAAAATATGGAGGGTCAGATTTAGATTTTTTCTATTCTGTAATTTTAGTAGAAGAAATTTCCAAATGCTTTTCAGGGGGATTTGCCATCCTACCTATGGTACAATCTTATATGTCTACGCCTTACATTTTGGCACATGGATCGGATTATTTAAAAGAAAAATACCTTCCTAAAGCAATTTCGGGAGAGTGGATTTGTTCCATTGCTATTTCTGAACCTAGTGCGGGGTCTGATGTTATGAATATCCAAACAAAAGCCATTCGAGATGGAGACCATTATATTGTTAATGGTAGTAAAACATTTATTACGAATGGTGTATATGGTGATTTTATGGTAGCGGTAGTTAAGACAGATCCTGACGCAGGCGTAGGCGGGATTAGTTTGTTGGTTATAGACCGACAGGCTGAAGGTGTCTCTGCTCGAAAGCTTAAAAAATTGGGCTGGCATGCTTCGGATACCGCAGAATTAAGTTTTGATGATGTAAAGGTACCTGCCAAAAACCTGATTGGAGATGCTGGAATGGGGTTTTATTATTTGATGGGCGGATTACAGTTGGAGCGCTTGGTTGGGGCAATTAGCACGATAGGAAGTTGTGATGCCGCCTTAAATTATGCGTTGCAATATATGTCAGAACGCAAAGCATTTGGGCGATCGATTAATAAATTTCAAGTATTGCGCCATAGAATAGCCCAAATGGCTTCGGAGATGGAAGCGAACCGTTACTTTACTTATCATTGTTGCCGCTTGCACGACGATGGGGAATATGCCGTGAAAGAATGCTCTATGGCAAAACTATTAGGAACAGAATTGTGCAATAAAGTAGCCACAGAGTGTTTGCAGTTTTTTGGTGGTTATGGCTATATGGAAGATTACAAAATCGCCCGAGTATTTCGAGATGCCCGAATTGGAACGATTGGCGCAGGCACCTCTGAAGTAATGCGCGAAATTATTTCCAAAATGGTAATTGATGGGCAAGAGTATGAAAGTTCTTAA
- a CDS encoding CYTH domain-containing protein: MGVEIERKYLVQLEAWEKAKSQATCMELSQGYLSLDPARTVRIRIQKEQALLTIKGKSQGISRVEFEYTIPLAEGMELLKICQGSIIRKKRYVLTVNDLTWEVDEFEGDNVGLILAEVELDTENQSIELPLWIQEEVSHDQRYFNSNLVLHPFKNWS, encoded by the coding sequence ATGGGGGTAGAAATAGAACGTAAATATTTGGTACAACTAGAAGCTTGGGAAAAAGCCAAATCCCAAGCTACCTGCATGGAGCTTTCTCAAGGGTATTTATCTTTAGATCCAGCACGTACCGTTCGTATTCGCATCCAAAAAGAGCAAGCTTTATTAACCATTAAAGGCAAAAGTCAAGGAATCTCTAGAGTAGAATTTGAATATACCATTCCATTGGCTGAAGGAATGGAATTGCTGAAAATATGCCAAGGTTCTATTATTAGAAAAAAACGGTATGTCTTAACAGTAAATGATCTCACTTGGGAAGTTGATGAGTTTGAAGGAGACAATGTAGGCTTGATTTTAGCAGAAGTAGAACTCGATACAGAAAACCAATCTATCGAACTTCCTCTATGGATACAAGAAGAAGTTTCCCATGACCAGCGTTATTTTAACTCTAATTTAGTCCTACATCCTTTCAAAAACTGGTCATAA
- a CDS encoding SDR family oxidoreductase, which translates to MFAQNLLKDKVILVTGGRSGIGYKIAASCLSYGATVYITSRNQEKLEVAAKELGKSGSCYAIAGDIRNIDRVKEIAAQIQQKSGRLDILINNAGGQFPSRAQDISPNGWNAVINNNLNGTWYMTQTMANTFFIPQNKGNIVNIIANVYRGFPGMVHTGAARAGVDNMTKTLAVEWSRYQININAIAPGIIKSTGLEQYPPELLKDVSNRIPLKRLGTTQEVADLTVFLMSPMAAFITGETIYIDGGQRLWGDVFEF; encoded by the coding sequence ATGTTTGCTCAGAATTTATTAAAAGATAAAGTCATTTTAGTCACAGGAGGAAGAAGTGGCATTGGTTATAAGATAGCGGCGTCTTGTTTATCGTATGGTGCTACTGTTTATATTACTTCTAGAAATCAGGAAAAATTAGAAGTAGCAGCTAAAGAACTTGGTAAAAGTGGTTCCTGCTACGCTATAGCAGGAGATATTCGGAACATAGATCGTGTAAAAGAAATAGCAGCGCAGATACAACAAAAATCTGGTCGCTTAGATATTTTGATCAATAATGCAGGAGGGCAATTCCCTTCTCGAGCACAGGATATCAGCCCAAATGGTTGGAATGCCGTGATCAATAATAATCTAAATGGTACTTGGTATATGACACAAACAATGGCAAATACATTTTTTATTCCTCAAAACAAAGGGAATATTGTTAACATTATAGCTAATGTGTATCGAGGTTTTCCTGGAATGGTACATACTGGTGCAGCAAGGGCAGGGGTAGACAATATGACAAAAACTCTAGCCGTAGAGTGGAGTCGCTATCAAATCAATATTAATGCAATTGCACCAGGAATTATTAAGTCAACAGGATTAGAGCAATACCCACCAGAATTACTAAAAGATGTCAGTAATCGAATTCCTCTTAAGAGACTTGGAACTACTCAAGAAGTTGCAGATTTGACGGTTTTTTTAATGAGTCCTATGGCTGCTTTTATTACAGGAGAAACAATTTATATTGACGGAGGGCAACGACTATGGGGAGATGTTTTTGAGTTTTAA
- a CDS encoding TlpA disulfide reductase family protein gives MENIKKIHHIEGFDVKTTKGTNIKFGEGSEKPTLLVLFTTWCSSCLEATPAISNKFKHLKDKINIVGIGREHHAEELEEWSNKEGLSYDLVEDPTRELFNKFADLHVPRMYLVDTDGKVTYQDVNWHPLMLEDMEEAIDKLLKNK, from the coding sequence ATGGAAAACATTAAAAAAATACATCATATTGAAGGTTTTGATGTAAAAACAACTAAAGGAACCAATATTAAATTTGGGGAAGGTAGTGAGAAACCTACGCTACTAGTTTTATTTACAACATGGTGTTCCTCTTGTTTGGAAGCAACACCAGCTATAAGCAACAAGTTCAAACACCTAAAGGATAAAATTAATATAGTCGGTATTGGTAGAGAGCATCATGCTGAAGAATTAGAAGAATGGTCAAACAAAGAAGGTTTGAGCTATGATTTGGTTGAGGATCCGACAAGAGAGTTGTTTAATAAGTTTGCAGATTTACACGTTCCTAGAATGTACTTAGTTGACACCGATGGGAAAGTAACTTATCAAGATGTGAACTGGCATCCTTTAATGCTAGAAGATATGGAAGAAGCGATTGACAAATTGCTAAAAAATAAATAA
- a CDS encoding DUF3089 domain-containing protein, with the protein MQIVTLTTTILFLLFATTSYTQTKIEAFGQVPQPARPDYSKLENWAAHPSKKDKADKIPRPLKTELTNLPDKVDVFFVHPTIFTETPQNEYLWNAAVEDDKMNKQVDKTTIKLQASIFNQAGKVYAPRYRQAHIRSFFEPYTQEGNKALDLAYEDVKNAFEYYLKNENKGRPFILAGHSQGARHLKLLLKEWFDGTDLYKQLIAAYIVGWGVEEGTYESIPLGTEPEQTGCFVTWRTYNRGYMPDWIQDEDVCVNPLTWKADTTYAPYSANEGAILLGFNILRKKLFDAQVHGPVLWVGKPKMFLGGLFQRDNYHVGDFNLFYLNVRRNAILRARTFLEQNE; encoded by the coding sequence ATGCAAATTGTTACTTTAACGACTACAATACTTTTTCTTTTGTTTGCAACGACTTCTTACACACAAACTAAAATTGAAGCCTTTGGTCAAGTTCCTCAGCCCGCTCGACCCGATTATTCCAAACTAGAAAATTGGGCAGCACATCCTAGTAAAAAGGACAAAGCAGATAAAATTCCTAGACCATTAAAAACGGAATTAACCAATTTACCAGATAAAGTAGACGTCTTCTTTGTACATCCAACCATTTTTACAGAGACTCCCCAAAATGAATATTTGTGGAATGCTGCTGTAGAGGACGATAAAATGAACAAACAGGTAGACAAAACAACAATCAAATTACAAGCAAGTATTTTTAATCAAGCAGGAAAAGTATATGCTCCAAGGTATCGTCAAGCGCACATTCGTAGTTTTTTTGAACCATACACTCAAGAAGGAAATAAGGCCTTGGATTTGGCTTACGAAGATGTAAAAAATGCGTTTGAGTATTATTTAAAAAACGAAAACAAAGGGCGACCGTTTATTTTGGCGGGGCATAGCCAAGGAGCAAGACACCTAAAACTATTGCTTAAAGAATGGTTTGATGGAACGGATTTGTACAAGCAGCTAATTGCAGCTTATATTGTAGGATGGGGGGTAGAAGAAGGAACCTATGAGTCCATTCCTTTAGGAACAGAACCAGAACAGACGGGATGTTTTGTAACTTGGAGAACTTATAATCGTGGTTATATGCCAGATTGGATTCAAGATGAAGATGTTTGTGTAAATCCTTTGACTTGGAAAGCAGATACTACTTATGCTCCTTACAGTGCTAATGAGGGAGCAATATTGTTAGGTTTTAATATACTGAGAAAAAAATTGTTTGATGCACAAGTACATGGTCCTGTGTTGTGGGTCGGAAAGCCTAAAATGTTTTTAGGAGGACTCTTTCAACGAGATAATTATCATGTAGGAGATTTTAATTTATTTTACCTAAATGTTCGAAGAAATGCTATTCTTAGAGCAAGAACCTTTTTAGAGCAAAATGAATAG
- a CDS encoding transposase produces the protein MYKTYLQDKIEKGKINGADNFLLKKSSKYLEGLLIKLDEQIDSRLVRTFYNLFISILILRNKSSGLLLSELGGYICGFRKAPAGTKRISNLLRSKKWEHKLIKDYLFEKTKERIASLQKEGKRPLLLWDDSRLEKPESWWSEGLCSVWSSKGKRLTKIKRGFYRPPSSRICVPGYKWTATMLSCLGGVPSVCQMTWWTTRGKHKELATNIIFRMLKRLKKELNTGVLHVLDRGYANIWTVEHMLHFQQDFLIRWKKNHLLIATKKGKKKTHLLARSFKGKKPRLIYDKERKEQRSATIAWGEVFHPELPDIPLYLVILRDKKRQTPPIYFLTSVIITNARTAWEMANSYMHRWEIEQSFRFCKTELAMESPRLWFWENKLKLLAIVALVYDFLLTLLRNWRTWVNLFLRNWGHRTGNRYRNTSIPIYRLRAAISVCIFSLFALLQNSG, from the coding sequence ATGTATAAAACATACTTACAAGATAAAATAGAAAAAGGAAAAATAAATGGTGCCGACAATTTTCTTTTGAAAAAAAGTTCTAAATACTTAGAAGGATTACTGATAAAACTAGATGAGCAAATAGATAGCCGTTTGGTTAGAACATTTTATAATCTATTCATTTCCATACTGATATTAAGAAATAAGAGTAGCGGTTTACTTTTAAGTGAGTTAGGCGGGTACATTTGTGGATTTCGGAAGGCACCAGCAGGGACAAAGCGAATAAGCAACTTGTTAAGGAGCAAAAAATGGGAACACAAGTTAATAAAAGACTATTTGTTTGAGAAGACAAAAGAGCGTATTGCCAGCTTGCAAAAAGAAGGAAAACGCCCTTTGTTGTTATGGGATGATTCTCGTTTAGAAAAGCCAGAAAGTTGGTGGAGTGAAGGATTGTGTAGTGTCTGGAGTAGTAAAGGCAAGCGATTAACAAAAATTAAACGCGGTTTTTACCGACCACCAAGTAGCAGAATATGTGTCCCTGGCTATAAGTGGACAGCTACGATGTTGTCTTGCCTAGGAGGAGTGCCAAGTGTTTGTCAAATGACTTGGTGGACAACAAGAGGCAAGCATAAAGAACTCGCTACTAATATCATTTTTCGTATGCTAAAACGATTAAAAAAGGAATTAAATACAGGAGTTCTACATGTTTTGGATAGAGGATATGCAAATATCTGGACAGTAGAGCATATGTTACATTTCCAACAAGATTTTCTGATCCGTTGGAAGAAAAATCATCTACTTATCGCTACGAAAAAAGGAAAGAAGAAAACACATTTATTAGCCCGTTCATTTAAAGGAAAAAAACCTAGATTAATTTATGACAAGGAACGAAAAGAGCAACGTTCTGCAACTATAGCATGGGGAGAAGTCTTTCATCCAGAGTTACCCGATATTCCCTTATATTTAGTTATTCTTAGAGACAAAAAAAGACAGACTCCTCCTATTTATTTTCTGACTTCTGTAATCATTACAAATGCCAGAACTGCTTGGGAAATGGCGAATAGCTATATGCATCGCTGGGAAATTGAGCAATCTTTTCGTTTCTGTAAAACAGAGTTAGCAATGGAATCTCCTAGATTGTGGTTTTGGGAAAACAAGCTTAAGTTATTAGCTATCGTTGCTTTGGTTTATGATTTTCTTTTAACTCTACTTCGAAATTGGAGAACTTGGGTCAACCTTTTCCTCCGAAACTGGGGACATCGAACAGGAAATCGGTATAGAAATACTTCCATACCGATTTACCGTCTTAGAGCTGCCATCTCCGTTTGTATTTTTTCTCTCTTTGCTCTATTACAAAATTCGGGATGA